In Dehalococcoidia bacterium, a genomic segment contains:
- a CDS encoding CopD family protein: MRDDVLLWLHVVAATAFVGPQIFLTLVVPGLRLLPPEGRVLALRVLTSRFGWLGWGAVVVLVLTGIENLRHAASEGVLIFDPEFRYLWIFVAKMALLAVALAAVAVHSFLVGPRQLRLMEAALRGADPLEERRVRRATVLLGMVGLLASLGILLAAVLLHDYSFSNRPL, from the coding sequence ATGAGGGACGATGTCTTGCTCTGGCTGCATGTGGTGGCCGCCACGGCCTTCGTGGGCCCCCAGATCTTCTTGACCCTGGTGGTGCCTGGGCTCCGCCTTTTGCCCCCTGAGGGGCGGGTGCTGGCCCTTCGTGTCCTCACCTCCCGCTTCGGCTGGCTGGGGTGGGGGGCGGTGGTGGTGCTAGTGCTCACGGGCATCGAGAACCTGCGGCATGCTGCCTCAGAGGGGGTCCTCATCTTCGACCCTGAGTTCCGGTACCTTTGGATATTCGTGGCCAAGATGGCCCTCTTGGCGGTGGCCCTGGCAGCGGTGGCCGTCCATTCCTTCCTGGTAGGGCCACGGCAGCTGAGGCTGATGGAGGCCGCTCTGAGGGGTGCCGACCCTCTGGAGGAGAGGAGGGTGAGGCGGGCCACGGTGCTCCTAGGGATGGTGGGCCTGCTGGCCTCTTTGGGCATCCTCTTGGCTGCTGTTCTTCTCCATGACTACTCCTTCTCCAACCGCCCCCTTTAG